In a genomic window of Methanomassiliicoccus sp.:
- a CDS encoding class I SAM-dependent methyltransferase, protein MSTGNSTPHLPEDYDAQIRKTIPYYDSFRQEIINLVSALGVPPKVWLDTGCGTGSMARLVLDRFPHTKLILADPSEDMLKVARRRLEGEDRVRILRPMPTQDLPGELDDTPDLITAVQCHHYLSRQERMRAVRACFDLLPSGGALITFENVRPLTAAGTEVSKRAWHDFLVANGRSPEEASSHLARFDTEYFPITVEEHLDLLRSTGFRTVEVLWMSYMQVGLYCIR, encoded by the coding sequence ATGAGTACTGGCAACTCCACACCCCACCTGCCCGAGGACTACGATGCCCAGATAAGGAAGACCATACCGTACTATGACTCCTTCCGCCAGGAGATCATCAATCTGGTCAGCGCCCTGGGTGTCCCACCCAAGGTCTGGCTGGACACTGGCTGTGGCACCGGGTCGATGGCCCGGCTGGTGCTGGACCGTTTCCCCCATACCAAATTGATATTGGCCGATCCCTCCGAGGACATGCTCAAGGTGGCCAGGAGACGGTTGGAGGGCGAGGACCGGGTTCGGATACTTCGACCGATGCCGACACAGGACCTGCCAGGCGAGCTGGACGACACACCCGACCTGATAACAGCCGTTCAATGCCACCATTACTTGTCGCGGCAGGAGAGGATGAGAGCGGTGAGGGCCTGCTTCGATCTGCTGCCCTCGGGCGGAGCGCTCATCACCTTCGAGAACGTGCGCCCCCTGACCGCCGCCGGAACGGAGGTCAGCAAGAGGGCCTGGCACGACTTCCTGGTAGCCAACGGCAGGTCTCCGGAGGAAGCCTCGTCCCACCTCGCGCGGTTCGATACGGAGTATTTCCCTATCACTGTGGAGGAGCACCTCGATCTGCTGAGGAGCACAGGTTTTCGAACAGTAGAGGTCCTGTGGATGTCGTACATGCAGGTCGGACTGTACTGCATCAGGTAG
- the larA gene encoding nickel-dependent lactate racemase: protein MRLTIPYGKDEKQYLNLPEENFAGKIYPKDVEVGDERGELRRALDHPVAGPSLEKFLEGGKDIVFIVNDGTRPTPTCKVLDALAERMDLTKARYLIATGDHRAPTEDEYRFIFGKQLDPLRSRIHSHNARQDKCVLLGTSKNGTEMLVNEMAVNADRLVIITSVEPHYFAGYTGGRKSFLPGVAARKTIEQNHKLAMKQEAQALVLEGNPVHEDMMDALKVVKDKPIFAIQIVLDRHQNIYRVEAGDLHASFTQAVKWANEVFSVRIEQKADIVVSIAPYPMDVDLYQSQKALDNGKWALKEGGTIIMVSKCRQGIGHDTFLQQLSLSDDPRKVLENLAKEYKLGYHKAAKMAEIAVWADVWAVTDLDPELLRKANIRPFATVQEAVDAALAKNKDAKVLINMDGSITVPRVD, encoded by the coding sequence ATGAGGCTTACTATCCCGTACGGAAAGGACGAGAAACAGTATCTGAACCTGCCAGAGGAGAACTTTGCCGGAAAGATATATCCCAAGGACGTCGAGGTGGGAGATGAGCGCGGGGAGCTGCGCAGGGCCCTGGATCACCCGGTGGCCGGGCCCAGCCTGGAGAAGTTCCTGGAGGGGGGGAAGGACATTGTATTTATCGTCAACGACGGGACCAGGCCGACGCCCACCTGCAAGGTGCTGGACGCCCTGGCCGAGCGGATGGACCTGACCAAAGCACGGTATCTTATCGCCACCGGCGACCATCGCGCTCCGACCGAGGACGAGTATCGCTTCATATTCGGCAAGCAGCTGGATCCATTGCGTTCCCGTATCCACAGTCACAACGCGAGGCAGGACAAGTGTGTCCTCCTGGGGACCTCCAAGAACGGCACGGAGATGCTGGTCAATGAGATGGCGGTGAACGCGGACCGCCTGGTAATAATCACCTCGGTGGAGCCGCATTACTTCGCCGGTTACACTGGCGGCAGGAAGTCGTTCCTGCCGGGGGTGGCGGCGAGGAAGACGATCGAGCAGAACCATAAGCTGGCCATGAAGCAGGAGGCCCAGGCTCTGGTGCTCGAAGGCAACCCCGTCCACGAGGACATGATGGACGCACTGAAAGTGGTCAAGGACAAGCCCATCTTCGCCATACAGATCGTCCTGGACCGTCACCAGAACATTTATAGGGTGGAAGCAGGAGACCTGCACGCCTCCTTCACCCAGGCAGTCAAGTGGGCCAACGAGGTGTTCTCGGTCAGGATCGAGCAGAAGGCGGACATCGTCGTATCCATTGCCCCCTACCCCATGGACGTCGACCTTTATCAGTCACAGAAGGCCTTGGACAACGGGAAATGGGCGCTGAAGGAGGGGGGCACGATAATCATGGTGTCTAAGTGCCGGCAGGGGATAGGTCACGATACATTCCTCCAGCAGCTGTCCCTCTCTGATGACCCCCGCAAGGTGCTGGAGAACCTGGCCAAGGAGTATAAGCTGGGGTATCACAAGGCGGCCAAGATGGCCGAGATCGCGGTGTGGGCCGACGTGTGGGCCGTCACCGACCTCGACCCTGAGCTGCTGAGAAAGGCCAACATCCGGCCGTTCGCCACCGTCCAGGAAGCGGTGGACGCCGCGCTGGCCAAGAACAAGGACGCAAAGGTACTGATCAACATGGACGGTAGCATCACCGTTCCCAGGGTGGATTGA
- a CDS encoding (Fe-S)-binding protein — MADKIDAKNLEEIKKEMMTCTMCGFCKSVCPAFEDIGWDPGVARGRVILSYGLMQGDIPADESVVEALYQCTTCKDCERRCPSKVKVVEVVERARKDIVRSGTMLPSHRKVVDNILKYGNPYAESRSVPEVFGEEPRKAKLGYFIGCTSAYRNPSAAKATISIMKKLGEDYTLLNESCCGSVMGRVGWNEEDVVAQMKKNVDAIAAQGVEEVIFSCAGCYRMFKEEYPRFIEVPFKVRHVSEYLASKDLRPARLEKKITYHDPCHLGRHSKVYKAPREVLAKIPGAQFKEMPRNSETARCCGGGGGVRSAFPDLSGQIAAKRVDEAAFADLLVTTCPFCVNNLRVGKDISKAKVEVVDLVELIEQLL, encoded by the coding sequence ATGGCCGACAAGATCGACGCGAAGAACCTTGAGGAGATAAAGAAGGAGATGATGACCTGCACGATGTGCGGGTTCTGCAAGAGCGTGTGCCCCGCGTTCGAGGACATCGGTTGGGACCCCGGGGTAGCTCGAGGACGGGTCATCCTCTCGTACGGCCTCATGCAGGGCGACATCCCGGCCGACGAGTCGGTGGTAGAGGCGCTCTACCAATGCACGACGTGCAAGGACTGCGAGCGCCGGTGCCCCTCCAAGGTCAAGGTCGTGGAGGTCGTTGAGCGAGCCCGCAAGGATATCGTAAGGTCCGGGACCATGCTGCCCAGCCATCGCAAGGTCGTCGATAACATACTGAAGTACGGCAACCCCTACGCCGAGAGCCGCTCGGTGCCGGAGGTCTTCGGCGAGGAGCCGCGGAAGGCCAAGCTGGGATACTTCATAGGCTGCACCTCCGCCTACCGCAACCCCTCCGCGGCCAAGGCCACAATCTCCATAATGAAGAAGCTGGGAGAGGATTACACCCTGCTGAACGAGTCCTGCTGCGGCAGTGTCATGGGACGAGTGGGCTGGAACGAGGAAGACGTGGTGGCGCAGATGAAGAAGAACGTTGACGCCATCGCCGCTCAGGGTGTCGAGGAGGTCATCTTTTCCTGTGCTGGCTGCTACCGCATGTTCAAGGAAGAATATCCCCGCTTCATCGAGGTCCCGTTCAAGGTGCGCCATGTCTCGGAGTATCTCGCGTCCAAGGATCTCCGGCCGGCCCGGTTGGAAAAGAAGATCACCTATCATGACCCATGCCATCTGGGACGCCACTCCAAGGTGTACAAGGCTCCCCGCGAAGTCCTCGCCAAGATCCCCGGAGCCCAGTTCAAGGAGATGCCCCGTAACTCGGAGACCGCCCGGTGCTGCGGGGGCGGAGGCGGGGTTCGCTCTGCCTTCCCCGACCTGTCCGGCCAGATCGCCGCGAAGCGGGTCGACGAGGCCGCCTTCGCCGATCTCCTGGTGACCACCTGTCCGTTCTGCGTGAACAACCTCCGGGTGGGCAAGGATATCTCGAAAGCCAAGGTCGAAGTCGTGGACCTGGTAGAGCTGATCGAGCAGCTGCTCTGA
- the folP gene encoding dihydropteroate synthase, with product MIFRLRSFRSPDEVRGELSRLKMDAPPSLRGSRSLGLFIEGRSGELEDICRQAKEHGIECSFSIRGSHPRVCLLGGVEDLMARAEEMLGPDLDTCFRYHRSNDAPAVSLPGGRLTFERPLVMGILNVTPDSFSDGAHASTEARALRALAMTEEGADIIDVGGESTRPGATSVSLDEELRRTVPVIAEIAERTDVPISIDTMKPEVARRAIEAGARIINDVSGLRSREMVEVASEAGVPVILMHMLGEPQTMQRTVGRDSYDDVISDVMWFWEERMEAAERLGLPRGQVILDPGIGFGKLAEHNLEILERTRELRCSMRPLLIGASRKGFVTRIAGDTVERRAGGSVAAATVAVMNGASIVRVHEVPETVGAVRFIDGLRRSR from the coding sequence ATGATCTTCCGCCTCAGGTCCTTCCGCTCCCCCGATGAGGTCCGCGGGGAGCTCTCCCGCCTCAAGATGGACGCTCCCCCCTCCCTGCGGGGATCCAGAAGCCTAGGACTGTTCATAGAGGGCCGGTCCGGGGAGCTGGAGGATATCTGTCGACAGGCCAAGGAGCACGGGATCGAATGTTCCTTTTCCATTCGAGGCAGCCATCCTCGAGTCTGCCTGCTCGGAGGCGTCGAGGACCTAATGGCCCGGGCCGAAGAGATGCTCGGTCCGGACCTCGACACATGCTTCCGCTATCACCGGTCCAACGATGCCCCTGCGGTCTCCCTACCCGGCGGCCGGCTCACCTTCGAGCGCCCCCTGGTCATGGGCATTCTGAACGTGACCCCGGACTCATTCTCCGACGGCGCCCATGCGTCCACGGAGGCCAGAGCACTCAGGGCGCTGGCGATGACCGAGGAAGGGGCAGACATAATCGACGTGGGCGGAGAGTCCACCCGACCGGGAGCAACCTCGGTGTCACTTGATGAAGAGCTGAGGCGAACGGTGCCGGTGATCGCGGAGATAGCGGAGCGCACCGATGTCCCCATCTCCATCGACACCATGAAGCCGGAGGTGGCCAGGAGGGCCATCGAGGCGGGGGCGCGGATAATAAACGACGTCTCCGGGCTGCGGTCCAGGGAGATGGTTGAGGTCGCCTCGGAAGCTGGCGTCCCGGTCATTCTCATGCATATGCTGGGCGAGCCCCAGACGATGCAGCGGACCGTCGGGCGGGACAGCTACGATGATGTCATCAGCGACGTCATGTGGTTCTGGGAGGAACGGATGGAGGCAGCGGAACGCTTGGGACTGCCCCGGGGGCAGGTAATCCTCGACCCAGGCATCGGTTTCGGCAAGCTGGCCGAGCATAACCTGGAGATACTGGAGCGAACCAGGGAGTTGCGGTGCAGCATGCGCCCGCTGCTGATCGGGGCCTCCAGGAAAGGTTTCGTCACCCGGATCGCCGGCGACACCGTGGAACGTCGGGCGGGCGGCAGTGTGGCCGCCGCCACGGTAGCGGTCATGAACGGCGCGAGCATCGTCCGGGTGCACGAGGTCCCAGAAACAGTGGGAGCGGTGCGTTTCATCGACGGTCTGAGACGCTCTAGATAA
- a CDS encoding DUF2116 family Zn-ribbon domain-containing protein, whose protein sequence is MPVHLPPHKHCLYCDDPISEDKDYCSDDCMIAHKVKEKHSSTRMKLFYIIAVAALVLLWIVSFI, encoded by the coding sequence ATGCCTGTCCACCTGCCTCCGCACAAGCACTGCCTTTACTGCGACGATCCCATCTCCGAGGACAAGGACTATTGCTCCGATGATTGCATGATTGCTCATAAGGTCAAGGAGAAGCACAGTAGCACCAGGATGAAGCTGTTTTACATCATCGCGGTGGCCGCCCTCGTCCTTCTTTGGATCGTCTCGTTTATCTAG
- the trpD gene encoding anthranilate phosphoribosyltransferase, whose product MEEKLRTFGAMVNDLIGGKDISRAQAKDMFRQVLLNEQPDLQQGAFLAAITAKGATPQEIAGSWEAIYEIDTIKVTPSVTSPLVDNCGTGMDTLKTFNISTAASIVAAADGIIMAKHGARAITSRCGTVDIVEALGVDVECDAAIVKRSIEKAGIGLFNGMSPKVHPTALGRILSQIRFGTILNIAGSLANPALPRYGVRGVYSEAMLTPTLETMKEMGYHQAVVFHGLNAVGNKGMDEMSTLGPTKVMELDRHGTITSYTIDSSAIGLELAREEELLTSGDRELEALKLLRLLRGEEAGPRRDIVCLNAAPILYMMGHADSLKDGVERARSILDDGRAVKKLQDWIRAQSSDPTMGEGRFNELMSRADIPA is encoded by the coding sequence ATGGAAGAGAAGCTCAGGACATTCGGCGCGATGGTGAACGACCTCATTGGGGGAAAGGACATCTCCCGGGCCCAGGCCAAGGACATGTTCCGACAGGTGCTGCTCAACGAGCAGCCTGATCTTCAGCAGGGAGCGTTCCTGGCGGCGATCACCGCCAAGGGCGCCACACCGCAGGAGATCGCGGGCAGCTGGGAGGCGATCTACGAGATCGACACCATCAAGGTCACCCCCAGCGTCACCTCCCCACTGGTTGATAACTGCGGTACCGGTATGGACACCCTCAAGACGTTCAACATCTCCACCGCCGCCTCCATCGTGGCAGCCGCCGACGGCATCATCATGGCCAAGCACGGAGCCAGAGCTATCACATCCCGTTGCGGGACGGTGGATATCGTCGAGGCCCTGGGCGTGGATGTCGAATGCGATGCGGCGATAGTGAAAAGAAGCATCGAGAAGGCCGGCATTGGCCTGTTCAACGGGATGTCCCCCAAGGTGCACCCTACTGCGCTCGGTCGCATCCTCTCGCAGATCAGGTTCGGCACGATCCTCAACATCGCCGGTTCGCTGGCCAATCCCGCCCTGCCCCGCTACGGAGTCAGGGGAGTGTACTCCGAAGCCATGCTCACCCCGACCCTGGAGACCATGAAGGAGATGGGATATCATCAGGCCGTCGTTTTCCATGGTCTAAACGCAGTCGGAAACAAGGGCATGGATGAGATGTCCACCCTCGGCCCGACCAAAGTGATGGAGCTTGACCGCCACGGGACCATCACCAGCTACACGATCGACTCCTCAGCGATCGGCCTGGAGCTGGCTAGAGAAGAGGAACTGCTCACCTCCGGGGATCGGGAGCTGGAGGCACTGAAGCTGCTCCGGCTGCTGAGAGGTGAAGAAGCGGGCCCCCGGCGGGATATCGTCTGCCTAAATGCCGCGCCCATCTTGTACATGATGGGGCACGCTGACTCCTTGAAGGATGGAGTGGAAAGGGCTAGATCAATCCTCGATGACGGCAGGGCAGTGAAGAAGCTTCAGGACTGGATCAGAGCCCAGAGCTCCGATCCGACCATGGGCGAGGGGCGGTTCAACGAACTGATGTCCCGGGCGGATATCCCCGCCTGA